A window of the Lolium perenne isolate Kyuss_39 chromosome 7, Kyuss_2.0, whole genome shotgun sequence genome harbors these coding sequences:
- the LOC127300894 gene encoding LOW QUALITY PROTEIN: ABC transporter G family member 44 (The sequence of the model RefSeq protein was modified relative to this genomic sequence to represent the inferred CDS: inserted 2 bases in 1 codon): MDTGPAAFGVASLRMGRSYRERGSDVFSRAASSARGGDSEDDEEALTWAALERLPTHSRVRKGIVGDGGCELVDIAGLGFQERTRLLERLVRVAEEDHERFLLRLRQRLDRVGLDFPTIEVRYDHLNIDALAHVGNRGLPTFINTTLNSLESIANLLHIIPNNKVPMNILHDINGIIKPKRMTLLLGPPGSGKTTLLLALAGKLGSDLKVTGKVTYNGHGMNEFVAQRSAAYISQHDLHIAEMTVRETLSFSARCQGVGSRYDMLTELSRREKAANIKPDPDLDVYMKAIAVGGQDTNIITDYILKILGLDICADTMVGDDMLRGISGGQLKRVTTGEMMVGAERALFMDEISTGLDSSTTYQIVKSLGLITNILSGTTVISLLQPAPETYNLFDDIILLSDGYIVYQGPRENVLEFFESMGFKCPDRKGVADFLQEVTSRKDQAQYWARRNQRYHYVPVKEFAHAFQAFHVGQSLSAELSHPFDRSQCHPASLTTSTYGASKKELLRACIEREWLLMKRNMFVYRFRAVQLLVMTIIVMTLFLRTNMHHRTVNDGTVYLGALFFFIVAHMFNGFSELALATIKLPVFFKQRDYLFFPAWAYAIPTWILKIPISCVEVAITVFLGYYVIGFDPDVGRLFKQYLLLLLVNQMAAALFRFIAALGRTMVVANTLASFALLVLLVMSGFILSHPDVKKWWIWGYWASPLQYAMSAITVNEFLGDKWQKVVQGSNEILGVDVLKSRGFFTEAKWYWIGSGALLGYVIVFNILFTVALSYLQPMGKSQQILSEDALKEKHASITGEIPDESRSSTSAGNMNNSRRNSASGAASGDGRRGMVLPFAPLAVAFNNMRYSVDMPAEMKAQGVDQDRLLLLKGVSGSFKPGVLTALMGVSGAGKTTLMDVLAGRKTGGYIEGDISISGYPKKQETFARISGYCEQNDIHSPNVTVYESLVYSAWLRLPSDVESETRKMFIEQVMELVELNSLRDALIGLPGVSGLSTEQRKRLTIAVELVANPSIIFMDEPTSGLDARAAAIVMRTVRNTVDTGRTVVCTIHQPSIDIFEAFDELFLMKRGGXEIYVGPLGHQSHDLIEYFEGIEQVSKIKPGYNPATWMLEVTSQAQEDILGVSFAEVYKNSDLYQRNQSAIRELSKAPAGSKDLYFPTQYSQSSITQCMACLWKQNLSYWRNPQYTVVRFFFSLVVALMFGTIFWRLGGRKSRQQDLFNAMGSMYAAVLFMGISYSSSVQPVVAVERTVFYRERAAGMYSALPYAFGQVVVELPYVLVQSLVYGVIVYAMIGFQWDVKKFCWYIYFMYFTLLYFTYYGMLAVGLTPSYNIASIVSSFFYGVWNLFSGFVIARPTMPVWWRWYSWACPVSWTLYGLVASQFGDLTEPLQDTNVPINVFLEDFFGFHHDFLGIVAVAVAGFAVLFAVCFGLAIKVLNFQQR; encoded by the exons ATGGACACGGGCCCGGCGGCGTTCGGGGTGGCGAGCCTGCGGATGGGCCGCTCCTACCGGGAGCGCGGAAGCGACGTCTTCTCGCGGGCGGCTTCGTCGGCGAGGGGAGGAGActcggaggacgacgaggaggcgCTCACGTGGGCGGCGCTCGAGAGGCTGCCCACGCACAGCCGCGTCCGCAAGGGCATCGTCGGGGACGGCGGCTGCGAGCTCGTCGACATCGCCGGCCTCGGCTTCCAGGAGAGGACGCGCCTGCTCGAGCGACTCGTGCGCGTCGCGGAGGAGGACCACGAGCGATTCTTGCTCAGGCTCAGGCAGAGGCTAGACAG AGTTGGGCTCGACTTTCCGACCATCGAAGTGCGGTACGACCACCTCAACATCGATGCGCTCGCACATGTCGGGAACAGAGGCCTGCCCACGTTCATCAACACCACTCTCAACTCTCTAGAG TCCATAGCCAATCTACTTCATATAATTCCCAACAACAAGGTGCCGATGAACATCCTCCATGATATTAATGGAATTATCAAGCCAAAGAG GATGACGTTACTATTAGGGCCACCAGGATCAGGGAAGACTACACTGCTTCTTGCTTTGGCAGGGAAACTAGGTTCTGATCTAAAG GTTACAGGAAAAGTGACATACAATGGGCATGGAATGAATGAGTTTGTGGCTCAAAGGTCAGCGGCCTACATATCACAACATGACCTCCACATCGCTGAGATGACGGTACGGGAAACCTTGTCCTTCTCAGCCAGATGCCAAGGGGTTGGAAGCAGATACG ATATGCTAACTGAGCTATCTAGAAGGGAGAAGGCTGCAAATATCAAACCAGACCCAGATCTTGATGTCTACATGAAG GCGATAGCAGTGGGTGGTCAGGATACAAATATCATCACTGATTACATCCTCAAG ATTTTAGGGCTTGACATTTGCGCCGACACCATGGTCGGAGACGATATGCTGAGAGGAATCTCAGGGGGGCAACTTAAACGTGTCACAACTG GTGAGATGATGGTTGGAGCAGAAAGAGCACTGTTCATGGATGAAATCTCCACGGGCCTGGATAGCTCTACTACATACCAGATAGTGAAATCACTTGGACTGATCACTAACATCCTCAGCGGCACAACTGTCATTTCCCTGTTGCAACCTGCACCAGAGACATATAATTTGTTTGATGACATAATCCTCCTGTCCGACGGCTACATTGTgtatcaagggccacgtgaaaatGTGCTTGAATTCTTCGAATCCATGGGCTTCAAATGTCCTGATCGGAAAGGTGTCGCTGACTTTTTGCAAGAA GTGACATCAAGAAAAGATCAGGCACAATACTGGGCAAGGCGTAATCAGAGATACCATTATGTCCCAGTCAAGGAGTTTGCTCATGCCTTCCAGGCATTTCATGTCGGCCAAAGTCTCTCTGCGGAGCTCTCACACCCTTTTGATAGGAGCCAGTGCCACCCTGCTTCGCTGACAACCTCAACTTACGGTGCCAGCAAGAAAGAGCTGCTGCGTGCATGCATCGAGAGGGAGTGGTTGCTCATGAAACGGAATATGTTTGTCTACCGTTTCCGGGCTGTTCAG CTTCTGGTAATGACAATAATCGTGATGACACTGTTCCTGCGCACAAACATGCACCATCGTACGGTTAACGATGGCACTGTCTACTTAGGTGCCCTGTTCTTTTTTATAGTTGCCCACATGTTCAACGGCTTCTCTGAGCTCGCTCTAGCCACCATAAAATTGCCAGTCTTCTTCAAGCAAAGAGATTACCTCTTCTTCCCTGCATGGGCTTATGCCATACCAACTTGGATCCTCAAGATACCGATATCTTGTGTCGAGGTTGCGATCACAGTATTCTTGGGTTACTATGTCATTGGGTTCGATCCAGATGTTGGAAG GCTATTCAAGCAATACTTGCTGCTGTTGCTTGTTAACCAGATGGCTGCAGCACTGTTCAGGTTCATCGCAGCATTGGGCAGGACCATGGTTGTTGCAAATACGTTGGCGTCCTTTGCACTCCTAGTGCTGCTCGTGATGAGTGGATTCATCCTGTCACACC CTGATGTGAAGAAATGGTGGATCTGGGGCTACTGGGCGTCGCCTCTTCAGTACGCCATGAGCGCCATTACAGTAAACGAGTTCCTTGGAGACAAATGGCAAAAG GTTGTCCAGGGATCCAACGAAATTTTAGGAGTAGATGTGCTCAAGTCCAGGGGTTTTTTCACTGAGGCAAAATGGTACTGGATTGGTAGTGGCGCCCTCCTTGGATATGTCATCGTGTTCAACATCCTCTTCACCGTTGCTCTAAGCTACCTTCAAC CCATGGGGAAATCTCAGCAAATACTTTCAGAGGATGCGCTGAAGGAAAAGCATGCCAGTATCACCGGCGAAATTCCTGATGAGTCAAGAAGCTCTACATCTGCAG GGAACATGAACAACTCAAGGAGAAACTCTGCATCAGGGGCTGCCTCAGGCGACGGCAGGAGGGGCATGGTCCTGCCCTTTGCACCGCTTGCTGTTGCCTTCAACAACATGAGATACTCTGTTGACATGCCTGCGGAAATGAAAGCACAAGGTGTTGACCAAGATAGGCTGCTTCTGCTAAAGGGAGTCAGTGGCAGTTTCAAGCCGGGAGTCCTCACAGCACTGATGGGAGTCAGCGGCGCTGGCAAGACCACGCTGATGGATGTGCTGGCTGGAAGGAAGACTGGAGGCTACATTGAAGGTGACATCTCAATCTCCGGCTACCCGAAGAAGCAGGAAACCTTCGCTCGCATTTCCGGTTACTGTGAGCAGAATGACATCCACTCACCAAATGTGACCGTGTACGAGTCCCTGGTGTACTCTGCATGGCTCCGGCTGCCCTCTGATGTAGAGTCagaaacaagaaag ATGTTCATAGAGCAAGTGATGGAGCTGGTAGAATTGAATTCACTGAGAGATGCACTCATTGGACTACCTGGAGTCAGTGGCTTGTCAACAGAGCAAAGGAAGAGGTTGACGATCGCGGTTGAGCTGGTTGCTAATCCGTCGATCATATTCATGGATGAGCCTACCTCTGGCCTCGATGCCAGGGCCGCGGCGATTGTGATGAGGACGGTGAGGAACACTGTGGACACAGGCAGGACCGTTGTTTGCACCATCCACCAGCCTAGCATCGATATCTTTGAGGCCTTCGATGAG CTGTTCCTGAtgaagagaggagg ggagataTACGTGGGTCCTCTAGGACACCAATCTCATGACCTCATTGAGTACTTTGAGGGAATCGAACAGGTCAGCAAGATCAAACCGGGGTACAATCCGGCAACATGGATGCTGGAAGTGACCTCACAGGCACAAGAAGATATTCTGGGTGTCAGTTTCGCGGAGGTGTACAAGAACTCGGATCTCTACCA gaggaaccagagcgcgATCAGGGAGCTCAGCAAGGCCCCTGCTGGGTCCAAGGATCTCTACTTCCCGACGCAGTACTCGCAGAGCTCCATCACCCAGTGCATGGCGTGCCTGTGGAAGCAGAACCTGTCCTACTGGAGGAACCCTCAGTACACGGTGGTccgcttcttcttctccctcgtggtGGCCCTCATGTTCGGCACCATCTTCTGGCGCCTCGGGGGGAGGAAGTCGAGGCAGCAGGACCTGTTCAACGCGATGGGGTCCATGTACGCCGCCGTGCTCTTCATGGGGATCTCCTACTCGTCGTCGGTGCAGCCCGTGGTGGCGGTGGAGCGGACGGTGTTCTACCGGGAGAGAGCCGCCGGGATGTACTCGGCGCTGCCCTACGCCTTCGGGCAGGTGGTGGTGGAGCTCCCCTACGTGCTGGTGCAGTCGCTGGTGTACGGGGTCATCGTCTACGCCATGATCGGCTTCCAGTGGGACGTCAAGAAATTCTGCTGGTACATCTACTTCATGTACTTCACGCTGCTCTACTTCACCTACTACGGTATGCTCGCCGTCGGCCTCACCCCCAGCTACAACATCGCCTCCATCGTCTCATCCTTCTTCTACGGCGTCTGGAACCTCTTCTCCGGATTCGTCATCGCACGCCCG ACGATGCCGGTGTGGTGGAGGTGGTACTCGTGGGCGTGCCCCGTGTCGTGGACGCTGTACGGGCTGGTGGCATCGCAGTTCGGCGACCTCACGGAGCCACTCCAGGACACCAACGTGCCCATCAACGTCTTCCTCGAGGACTTCTTCGGATTCCATCACGACTTCCTGGGCATCGTCGCCGTCGCGGTCGCCGGGTTCGCCGTGCTCTTCGCCGTCTGCTTCGGACTCGCCATCAAGGTGCTCAACTTCCAGCAAAGGTGA